A region of Alteromonadaceae bacterium 2753L.S.0a.02 DNA encodes the following proteins:
- a CDS encoding IS4 family transposase has translation MSNYLDDNLNQSVFLDVNFLDVLGENTFEFCLYTLVTHTLSLEQFDRCYRNTSVGRKAYPPALLLRVIFYAYYRGMTSSRSIERACKTDLTFMALASGRAPHFTTIADFVSSHDEAMKSLFHKVLMICCKSGLVGKEHFAIDGCKLPSDASKQWSGKHADLKRKSQKLRKSAQEIIDRHLSNDGGSGDDKAKHTQTVDTLLANADKIDEFLTHNEKRLGSGKHKREVQSNITDNESCKMDTSGGTIQGYNCQTVSDELYQIVIANECFGVGQDQSLLQPMVEAIKNSLGEEVFDDGVLLTADTGYSSEANMKYLFDQNINAVVPDTLYRQRDPRIANSENVKKHKDHRQKTRKDQRKTYAKIPASDFSFNKESLICVCPNGHEMMYHGDHFEINGRRYHRFKSYLKNCRACSIQSKCMKKPLKEHGRQVSFRVDGEDNHNYLDLMKQKIDSEQGRADYARRMWTIEPVFGNITSNKGINKLTLRGKAKVTCQWMMCCIMHNIEKLWRYGDISIMGA, from the coding sequence ATGTCTAATTATCTCGATGACAACCTAAATCAATCGGTATTTCTCGACGTCAATTTTCTAGACGTCCTCGGTGAGAACACCTTCGAATTTTGTCTTTATACACTGGTCACTCATACCCTGAGCTTGGAACAGTTTGATAGGTGTTATAGAAACACATCAGTCGGTCGCAAGGCCTATCCCCCAGCGCTTCTTTTGCGTGTGATTTTTTATGCTTACTACCGGGGTATGACGTCTAGCCGTTCGATAGAACGGGCCTGTAAAACCGATTTAACGTTTATGGCTCTTGCTAGTGGACGAGCTCCCCACTTTACGACCATTGCTGATTTCGTGAGTAGTCACGATGAAGCCATGAAATCACTCTTTCACAAAGTACTGATGATTTGCTGTAAAAGTGGCTTGGTTGGGAAGGAACACTTCGCGATTGATGGCTGTAAGCTACCGTCGGATGCCTCCAAACAATGGAGTGGTAAGCATGCGGATCTAAAGCGGAAATCACAAAAACTTAGAAAATCAGCACAAGAGATTATTGATCGACACTTGTCTAACGACGGCGGTAGTGGTGATGATAAAGCAAAGCATACTCAGACCGTAGACACACTGTTGGCGAACGCAGACAAGATAGACGAATTTCTTACCCATAACGAAAAGCGGCTGGGCTCTGGTAAGCACAAGCGAGAGGTTCAAAGTAATATTACCGACAATGAAAGCTGCAAAATGGATACGAGCGGCGGGACAATCCAAGGCTACAACTGCCAAACGGTATCAGATGAGCTTTATCAAATCGTTATTGCCAACGAGTGTTTTGGCGTTGGCCAAGATCAATCACTGTTACAACCGATGGTAGAAGCTATCAAAAATAGTTTAGGTGAGGAGGTCTTCGACGATGGCGTCTTGTTGACGGCCGACACAGGATACTCCAGCGAAGCCAACATGAAATATTTATTTGATCAAAATATCAATGCCGTAGTGCCAGATACATTGTACCGGCAGCGAGACCCTAGAATTGCTAATTCCGAAAACGTCAAAAAGCATAAAGACCATCGTCAAAAGACACGAAAAGACCAACGTAAAACATACGCAAAAATACCCGCAAGCGACTTTAGCTTTAACAAAGAATCACTGATATGTGTTTGCCCAAACGGTCATGAGATGATGTACCACGGAGATCATTTCGAAATCAACGGTAGACGATATCATCGATTCAAGTCGTACTTAAAAAATTGTCGCGCTTGCTCGATTCAAAGTAAGTGCATGAAAAAGCCACTAAAAGAACATGGTCGCCAAGTTTCTTTTCGAGTGGATGGCGAAGATAATCACAATTATCTCGACCTAATGAAGCAAAAGATCGACAGTGAACAAGGTCGAGCTGATTACGCAAGACGCATGTGGACCATAGAGCCGGTTTTCGGAAACATTACTAGCAACAAGGGCATTAATAAACTGACATTACGTGGCAAGGCCAAGGTCACCTGCCAGTGGATGATGTGTTGTATTATGCATAACATCGAAAAGTTATGGCGATATGGGGATATAAGTATAATGGGGGCGTAA
- a CDS encoding polyketide synthase PksJ: MSTANKIAVIGMNGRFPSANSVDELWKNLLKENDSFTLYNDKYYTERCFPEEIFRSQSFVKRCPRLIDATGFHVDDLNCSAEQALTMPQQTRLLLGCAVELCDRTGYTQNNFNGSIGFWGGQGFDNYALKCLQSLHKTIHGFPNLLKHDANLLAPTLARYLNLKGPVIQVQTACSTSLVAVHQAALALKTYQCDIALAGGVSIQYAFLPGYLYQEGEIFSPDGYCRPFDAAANGTVFGEGCGVVMLKRLQDALADNDNILGVITGSSISNDGAARAGFTAPGVTGQLKVLNEAYHRAGISPEQLNYLEAHGTGTPVGDPLELSALNQFFQKHTKKQHFVELGALKATIGHLDAAAGVAGLIKCLLIIKNGQMPKLHNYTKPNEHIDFKNSAFRISQETLQLADEKPFVAGISSFGLGGTNAHVVVQNLASI; this comes from the coding sequence ATGAGCACAGCGAATAAAATTGCCGTCATCGGTATGAACGGACGTTTTCCGTCCGCTAATTCAGTAGACGAACTCTGGAAAAATCTATTAAAAGAGAATGATAGCTTCACTCTATATAATGATAAATATTACACAGAAAGGTGTTTTCCTGAAGAAATATTTCGTTCTCAGTCATTTGTAAAACGCTGCCCACGTTTAATTGATGCTACGGGATTTCATGTAGACGATTTAAATTGTAGTGCGGAACAAGCTTTAACAATGCCACAGCAAACGCGTTTACTCCTGGGTTGCGCAGTGGAATTATGTGATCGTACCGGGTACACGCAAAATAATTTCAACGGATCAATAGGTTTTTGGGGGGGCCAAGGGTTCGATAATTACGCATTAAAATGTCTACAATCACTGCACAAAACCATCCACGGTTTTCCAAATCTCCTTAAACACGATGCGAACTTACTAGCCCCGACTCTCGCTCGATATTTAAACCTAAAAGGCCCTGTAATACAGGTGCAAACTGCATGTTCAACCTCCCTGGTGGCTGTTCATCAGGCGGCCTTGGCACTTAAAACTTATCAATGCGATATCGCCTTAGCCGGCGGCGTGTCGATCCAATATGCATTTCTACCCGGTTATCTGTATCAAGAGGGAGAGATATTTTCTCCCGATGGCTATTGCAGGCCTTTCGATGCCGCGGCAAATGGTACTGTATTCGGTGAAGGCTGTGGCGTGGTTATGCTTAAAAGATTACAGGATGCCCTAGCGGATAACGACAATATTTTGGGAGTAATTACTGGGTCTTCTATAAGTAACGATGGAGCGGCAAGAGCGGGTTTTACGGCCCCAGGTGTAACAGGCCAGTTGAAAGTACTTAATGAGGCTTACCATCGAGCTGGAATTTCTCCCGAACAACTCAATTATCTGGAAGCTCATGGAACCGGCACCCCTGTTGGCGACCCGCTTGAATTATCCGCTTTGAATCAATTTTTTCAAAAACATACCAAAAAACAGCATTTCGTTGAACTGGGAGCTCTAAAAGCCACCATTGGACATCTGGATGCAGCCGCCGGAGTCGCAGGTTTAATTAAATGTTTGTTGATTATAAAAAATGGTCAAATGCCCAAGTTACATAACTACACAAAACCAAATGAGCACATAGATTTTAAAAATTCGGCTTTTAGGATCAGTCAAGAAACGTTGCAGTTAGCCGACGAAAAACCATTTGTAGCGGGAATTAGCTCGTTCGGGCTAGGCGGCACCAACGCACATGTGGTGGTTCAGAATTTAGCATCGATATAA
- a CDS encoding HAD superfamily phosphatase (TIGR01681 family)/FkbH-like protein yields MSNELFNVLAKHRILLAYDQGKLRYRSPKKSMTNDTKELIQQNKQELLQLLALHNDFVQLSPLSHNQQSLFFAQLQHPKSSAYNLALAVKLNGELDEIRLQTALNTLQNEQPQLSARFSLFESNTSPVPYQIIPEQRQALLTRTDISHISEAQQTAIIQNYYDETIDLATGPIFQTRIYDVSPDTCILILKLHHIVADGWSLKKIVDTLDTLYKDHKLSKVALAQQENSVRSRDYTDYILEQISDEEREEHHNLVEFWQSHLNKYDTAVEFSELNIRPKNRNNQGDTVFFNLPKSTKERVKTLAAQVRTSETAIYFSVFHRLVSEKSKRSDIVIGVPTIGQRGIEDKDIVGYYVNPVPVRCRLAAGLTLNKHAQQCNEAITDTVSHRSLAFTKICGISKSKLDSSRTPLFQVMFNHLTDKVLGNAVNWIYPWPNNEARSFLNLPATPFPIKQQQGQFDCTLEIIEKSNDVLGLLKFDTALFSQTNATQWADDYQFLLEEYLENPEKRLDPLTVPELFNIVITATFTAEPIASPLEKALAMISMKSRISFTPYNQLFQSFINPNSEFRQNKHGVNIALIRLSDLIVPEYHQEQVNTLISDLVELLENHTSDLGVPLIVHVCESNEFYPHFSISETEAVLEDKLTEISGLILLPQTSFKHWYDPRTKFIPSDNIIGGIPYTQAYYDCLGVALGRYTYTHSNAPLKALIIDCDGTLWDGIVGEDGVANLTIEQHQKAFQNFLLERYKAGIMLCLCSKNNEADVWEVFEKRSSDMILKPEHFSFNRINWLPKSSNIEAIAADMNISVQAMAFLDDSHTERLEVSNGQPSICIVDFPEAWQDRLQYLENFWALDTRAITEADTKRASHYRSESKRKELKHKTTSWQDFIRSLELEITIAEASPSDIERLSQLSYRTNQFNTTLQRLDTVTFSNLISSTKHLILKVNVRDRFGDYGLVGSALCEHDNKQLYVNNFMLSCRALGRTVEYELAKYIGAWSSNHKIDDVTFLFNTGERNQPAKSFLEQLAAATQATTLENDSISIPSNKLRKFDIPDPTQKSVVGTATPIAISSRSTAMWPPALGAIACRLNTPENINQEFHSWPGKLASDASLHSDSELDIQSRVKTIWEHVLETPVNNMEHTFFDLGGNSLLLAQAAILMHQAGIPITLAELFQYPSIAMISKFLASNTATQDTHLTNSYLFKLAPPYQRLQGYRMNKNTP; encoded by the coding sequence ATGAGTAATGAGTTGTTTAATGTTTTAGCGAAGCATCGTATTTTACTGGCATATGATCAGGGTAAACTGCGTTATCGTTCCCCCAAAAAGTCCATGACGAACGATACTAAAGAACTCATTCAGCAGAATAAGCAGGAATTACTCCAACTGCTCGCTCTCCATAATGATTTTGTTCAACTGAGCCCGCTATCCCATAACCAGCAGTCTTTGTTTTTCGCGCAGCTGCAACACCCCAAAAGTAGCGCCTACAATTTAGCGCTTGCTGTAAAGCTAAACGGTGAACTCGATGAAATTCGTTTACAAACTGCACTCAATACACTGCAGAACGAGCAACCTCAACTGTCTGCGAGATTTTCATTATTCGAAAGCAACACTTCCCCGGTTCCCTACCAGATAATTCCAGAACAAAGACAGGCTCTGCTAACGCGTACTGATATTTCGCACATTTCGGAAGCGCAGCAAACGGCTATAATTCAAAATTACTACGACGAGACGATAGACCTCGCTACAGGGCCAATCTTTCAAACCAGAATCTACGATGTTTCACCTGATACCTGCATCCTTATTTTAAAGTTACATCACATTGTTGCAGACGGCTGGTCCCTAAAAAAAATCGTAGATACTCTCGACACCCTTTACAAAGACCACAAGCTGAGCAAGGTAGCACTAGCGCAACAGGAAAATTCAGTCAGGAGCAGAGATTACACCGACTATATACTGGAACAAATATCTGATGAAGAGAGAGAGGAGCACCACAATTTAGTAGAATTTTGGCAATCACACCTGAACAAATACGACACCGCTGTAGAATTTAGTGAACTAAATATTCGCCCAAAGAACAGAAACAACCAGGGCGACACTGTTTTTTTCAATCTACCAAAAAGCACCAAAGAGCGCGTTAAGACTTTAGCCGCGCAAGTACGCACAAGTGAAACCGCAATTTATTTTAGTGTTTTTCATCGACTTGTTAGCGAGAAATCAAAACGTAGCGATATAGTGATAGGCGTACCGACCATTGGCCAAAGAGGAATAGAAGATAAAGATATCGTCGGCTACTATGTGAACCCTGTCCCTGTACGATGCCGATTAGCGGCTGGCTTAACACTCAACAAGCACGCACAACAATGCAATGAAGCTATAACAGACACCGTTAGCCATCGAAGCCTGGCATTTACAAAAATTTGTGGCATTTCAAAAAGCAAGCTCGACTCGTCGCGTACACCCCTGTTTCAAGTGATGTTTAACCACCTTACAGACAAGGTACTTGGGAATGCGGTGAACTGGATTTATCCCTGGCCCAATAACGAAGCGAGGTCTTTTCTAAACCTACCTGCAACGCCCTTCCCGATTAAACAGCAACAGGGACAATTTGATTGCACCTTGGAGATTATCGAAAAATCGAACGATGTACTTGGTTTACTCAAATTCGATACCGCTCTTTTTAGTCAAACAAACGCCACGCAATGGGCAGATGACTACCAATTCCTACTTGAAGAATATCTGGAAAATCCTGAAAAGCGACTTGACCCTTTAACGGTTCCAGAACTATTTAACATTGTTATAACGGCCACTTTCACGGCAGAACCGATTGCAAGCCCTCTGGAAAAGGCGCTGGCAATGATATCAATGAAATCGCGAATTTCATTTACGCCTTACAACCAGTTATTCCAGTCTTTTATAAACCCAAACAGCGAGTTCCGACAAAATAAGCACGGCGTCAATATTGCACTTATTCGTTTAAGCGATTTAATCGTTCCCGAATACCATCAAGAACAAGTAAACACGTTGATTTCGGACCTGGTTGAGCTATTGGAAAATCACACGTCCGATCTAGGCGTACCACTTATCGTTCACGTATGTGAGTCTAATGAGTTTTATCCACATTTCTCCATATCCGAGACTGAAGCTGTACTTGAAGACAAGTTAACGGAAATAAGCGGATTAATCCTTCTCCCACAGACCAGCTTCAAGCACTGGTATGACCCAAGGACTAAATTCATACCTTCGGATAACATTATTGGCGGTATTCCCTATACACAGGCTTATTATGATTGTCTCGGTGTCGCGCTTGGGAGGTACACTTATACGCACAGCAACGCGCCACTTAAAGCATTAATTATCGATTGTGATGGCACACTGTGGGATGGCATTGTTGGAGAAGATGGAGTTGCCAACCTTACAATTGAACAACATCAAAAAGCATTCCAAAATTTTTTATTAGAACGCTACAAAGCGGGAATTATGCTGTGCCTTTGCAGTAAAAATAATGAAGCAGACGTTTGGGAGGTATTCGAAAAGCGCTCAAGCGATATGATACTAAAACCTGAGCATTTTTCTTTTAATCGTATAAACTGGCTACCAAAATCCTCCAACATTGAAGCTATTGCTGCAGATATGAACATTTCCGTGCAAGCTATGGCTTTTTTGGATGATAGCCACACTGAGCGACTTGAAGTAAGCAATGGCCAACCTTCCATATGCATCGTAGATTTTCCAGAAGCTTGGCAAGATAGATTACAATATCTCGAAAATTTTTGGGCTCTAGACACGCGCGCGATAACCGAAGCCGATACCAAACGTGCCAGCCACTACAGAAGTGAAAGCAAGCGCAAGGAATTAAAACACAAAACCACATCCTGGCAAGATTTTATTCGTTCACTTGAACTCGAAATTACGATCGCCGAGGCATCCCCATCAGATATCGAGAGATTATCGCAACTCAGCTATAGAACCAACCAATTTAATACAACCTTACAAAGACTGGATACCGTTACATTTAGCAACTTAATTTCATCAACTAAGCATTTAATACTAAAAGTTAACGTAAGAGATAGATTCGGCGACTATGGGCTTGTGGGGTCGGCACTATGCGAACACGATAACAAGCAATTATATGTAAATAACTTTATGCTAAGCTGTCGAGCGCTTGGTAGAACGGTCGAGTACGAACTGGCAAAATACATTGGAGCTTGGTCTTCAAACCACAAAATAGACGATGTAACCTTTCTATTTAACACCGGTGAACGCAATCAACCTGCGAAATCTTTTTTAGAACAACTGGCCGCGGCAACTCAAGCGACTACTCTTGAAAATGACAGCATCTCCATTCCTAGTAATAAGCTTCGAAAGTTTGATATACCAGATCCAACCCAGAAATCCGTTGTAGGCACGGCGACACCAATTGCTATTTCATCACGCAGCACCGCAATGTGGCCACCAGCACTGGGGGCGATAGCCTGCAGGCTAAACACTCCTGAAAATATCAACCAAGAATTTCACTCCTGGCCCGGTAAATTAGCAAGCGATGCGTCGTTGCACTCCGATTCTGAACTCGATATTCAGTCACGTGTCAAAACCATTTGGGAACACGTGCTGGAAACACCCGTCAATAATATGGAACATACTTTTTTTGATCTTGGCGGCAACTCTTTACTGCTCGCACAAGCTGCCATATTAATGCATCAAGCTGGTATACCCATTACTTTAGCCGAGCTATTCCAATACCCGTCCATCGCCATGATAAGCAAGTTCCTGGCATCAAATACTGCAACACAAGATACCCACTTAACGAACTCATACCTTTTTAAATTGGCACCTCCCTACCAACGTCTTCAGGGATACCGAATGAACAAGAATACGCCATGA
- a CDS encoding methyltransferase family protein, with protein sequence MVKSTSAYDVSSFAANANVEIERLNAQVDLFWPSEGDLLEKIGLSNTMRLLDCGCGPGRLLEHIKTRFPNSHCEGVEIDSMLVKVANQKLSDLMLDVNVREGSAESFCDENASFDFIIMRLVLEHLPDPHKAITNLVKHLRPHGKLIVISNDFEYHLRTYPEVPELTPLYAAYCEARRNDGGNPCIGREVPQHLINAGLSLATVTVELAHNGLIGDQPFLKSEGSGIPAQLVASGYLDNAVLEPLTRNWLKMLQTPGHSISRQLWIAVGEKPSDWREISASKTSTEDTYKQSLSEHFDENESATGKVFKFIKHHLKLEDLKETDSLSAFGVDSMTAISLQDSIKLLTGTEVPLQQLLGDTPIQIILNTIERDSLQKTEQSANSTPKSPDTTEWDEGEL encoded by the coding sequence ATGGTGAAAAGTACCAGTGCCTACGACGTTTCTTCATTCGCCGCAAATGCAAACGTGGAGATCGAGAGGCTGAATGCCCAGGTCGACCTATTCTGGCCAAGTGAAGGTGACCTACTCGAAAAAATTGGGCTAAGCAATACCATGCGCCTGTTAGACTGCGGTTGCGGGCCAGGTCGCTTACTGGAACATATCAAAACACGCTTTCCCAATTCCCATTGCGAAGGTGTTGAGATAGACAGCATGCTGGTTAAGGTTGCCAATCAAAAGCTGTCGGATTTAATGCTCGATGTGAACGTTCGCGAAGGTTCTGCAGAATCTTTCTGTGACGAAAATGCCAGTTTTGATTTCATCATTATGCGACTCGTGCTTGAGCATCTTCCCGACCCACACAAGGCGATCACCAATCTTGTCAAACACCTGCGACCCCATGGCAAGCTAATCGTTATATCGAACGACTTTGAGTACCACCTGAGAACATACCCAGAAGTCCCTGAACTAACGCCACTCTACGCAGCTTACTGCGAGGCAAGGCGCAATGACGGCGGCAACCCTTGCATTGGCAGAGAGGTACCGCAGCACCTTATTAACGCGGGCCTATCCCTGGCAACCGTGACGGTCGAACTCGCTCACAACGGTTTGATTGGCGACCAGCCGTTTTTGAAATCAGAAGGCTCGGGGATACCGGCACAATTGGTTGCCAGTGGCTACCTAGACAATGCTGTTCTCGAACCTCTCACGCGCAATTGGCTGAAGATGTTACAAACACCAGGGCACAGCATTTCCCGTCAATTATGGATAGCCGTCGGAGAAAAACCTAGCGACTGGCGAGAAATCAGCGCCAGTAAAACAAGTACCGAAGATACATACAAACAATCGCTGTCTGAACATTTTGATGAGAATGAAAGCGCCACAGGCAAAGTATTTAAATTCATAAAACATCATCTAAAACTTGAAGATCTTAAAGAAACAGACTCCTTGAGTGCCTTTGGAGTAGATTCAATGACTGCAATCTCATTGCAGGACAGTATCAAACTCTTAACGGGTACCGAAGTGCCCTTGCAGCAATTACTCGGAGACACGCCGATTCAAATAATATTGAATACAATTGAGCGAGATTCGTTACAAAAAACTGAGCAGAGCGCAAATTCAACTCCTAAATCCCCAGATACTACTGAGTGGGACGAAGGGGAACTCTAA